The following proteins come from a genomic window of Pyxidicoccus sp. MSG2:
- the thiE gene encoding thiamine phosphate synthase, which yields MNAPPRSMLPRGPYLLCDDTVLPEVPLVDKAARLVAGGARVVQLRMKRTPPREALVAAREVAALCRRAGALCLLNDRVDLALLAGADGVHVGDEDLPPEAARELLGPGRLVGVTVRGVEGARAAREAGADYVGVGPLFGTTTKQVAAPVLGLEAFAAVVKGSPLPVVGIGGVGLANIARVAAAGAHGAAVVSDALLAGDIAERVRQLVAAFERGGAGD from the coding sequence ATGAACGCACCGCCCCGCTCCATGCTTCCCCGCGGCCCGTACCTCCTGTGTGACGACACCGTCCTCCCGGAGGTTCCGCTGGTGGACAAGGCGGCACGGCTGGTGGCCGGTGGGGCCCGGGTGGTGCAACTGCGCATGAAGCGCACACCGCCCCGGGAGGCACTTGTGGCCGCGCGCGAAGTGGCCGCGCTGTGCCGGCGCGCGGGAGCGCTGTGCCTGCTGAACGACAGGGTGGACCTGGCGCTGCTGGCGGGGGCGGACGGGGTGCATGTGGGGGACGAAGACTTGCCTCCGGAGGCCGCGCGCGAGCTGCTCGGGCCTGGCCGGCTGGTGGGCGTCACGGTGCGCGGCGTGGAAGGAGCACGGGCGGCGCGCGAGGCGGGCGCGGACTACGTGGGCGTGGGGCCGCTCTTCGGCACGACGACGAAGCAGGTGGCGGCGCCGGTGCTGGGGCTGGAGGCGTTCGCCGCGGTGGTGAAGGGCAGCCCGCTGCCGGTGGTGGGCATTGGCGGCGTGGGGCTGGCGAACATCGCCCGGGTGGCGGCGGCGGGGGCGCATGGCGCGGCGGTGGTGTCCGATGCCCTGCTCGCTGGGGACATCGCCGAGCGGGTGCGGCAACTGGTGGCCGCGTTTGAACGGGGCGGGGCGGGGGACTAG
- a CDS encoding alkaline phosphatase: MPRLRSLLAIPAFLALSCRSVPAAVPQAHAALPKNVVLMVGDGMGPSHFAAARLLRGEDFAAGRFPVTGMVSTRSANSVVTDSAAAATAMATGTKSNNRMLGVDPEGHRLTTLLELAEEHGRATGLVTTTFFGDATPAAFAVHTARRDQVADIVNQILGSEVDLIAGGGAELFGTEGLPVLSDAAAQHGWSLITEPAGLASAPTSKALAVFPSQKNAADVPGARLPDLARWALSRLSTDPDGFFLLLEHEGTDTASHENAADDLRNSLCSFDETVGVVADFARQRGDTLVLVVGDHETGGLRVLADSAGGVALEFGTRTHTGSLVPLFALGPGSEQFVGFYENTEIAHKVVQALYGVGAGEAEATSHAARVTTGSASGGF; the protein is encoded by the coding sequence ATGCCCCGCCTGCGCTCGCTGCTCGCCATCCCCGCCTTCCTCGCGCTGTCCTGCCGGAGTGTCCCGGCCGCGGTGCCCCAGGCGCATGCCGCCCTTCCGAAGAACGTCGTCCTCATGGTGGGGGACGGCATGGGCCCTTCGCACTTCGCGGCGGCCCGGCTCCTGCGGGGCGAGGACTTCGCGGCGGGCCGCTTTCCGGTGACGGGCATGGTCTCCACGCGCTCGGCGAACTCGGTGGTGACCGACTCGGCGGCGGCGGCCACGGCGATGGCGACCGGGACGAAGTCGAACAACCGGATGCTGGGCGTGGACCCGGAGGGCCACCGCCTCACCACGCTCCTCGAGCTGGCCGAGGAGCATGGGCGGGCGACGGGCCTGGTGACGACCACCTTCTTCGGGGACGCCACACCCGCCGCCTTCGCCGTCCACACCGCGCGCCGCGACCAGGTGGCGGACATCGTCAATCAAATCCTCGGCAGTGAGGTGGACCTCATCGCGGGAGGCGGTGCGGAGCTGTTCGGCACGGAAGGGCTGCCCGTGCTCTCCGACGCGGCCGCGCAGCACGGCTGGTCGCTCATCACCGAGCCCGCCGGGCTTGCTTCGGCGCCGACGTCGAAGGCGCTCGCCGTCTTCCCCTCGCAGAAGAACGCCGCGGACGTCCCGGGCGCGCGGCTGCCGGACCTCGCGCGGTGGGCGCTGTCGCGCCTGTCCACGGACCCGGACGGCTTCTTCCTCCTGCTGGAGCACGAGGGCACGGACACGGCCAGCCACGAGAACGCGGCCGACGACTTGCGCAACAGCCTGTGCTCCTTCGACGAGACGGTGGGCGTGGTCGCGGACTTCGCGCGGCAGCGCGGCGACACGCTGGTGCTCGTCGTCGGAGACCATGAAACGGGAGGCCTGCGCGTCCTCGCGGACAGCGCCGGGGGCGTGGCGCTGGAGTTCGGCACCAGGACGCATACCGGCTCGCTCGTGCCGCTCTTCGCGCTCGGGCCGGGCTCGGAGCAGTTCGTCGGCTTCTACGAGAACACGGAGATTGCCCACAAGGTGGTGCAGGCGCTCTACGGCGTGGGGGCAGGGGAGGCGGAGGCCACGTCCCACGCCGCCCGTGTCACCACGGGCAGCGCCTCCGGCGGCTTCTGA
- a CDS encoding SAM-dependent methyltransferase, with protein MLEVVKVATRLKNALLADAARFYTEDVGPWVPGMPTPQQVSAGTGREPLWLNLGYWRDVEKVDENNCERVGELFPAAQAQMAHLLARTAKLGAGESVLDCGFGYGDQDLLWAESYKPARIAGINVTPTQVRIASERARLVGLDNVIRLQEGSATSLPFGAGEFDVVFALESALHFKTRRDFLREAFRVLRPGGRLVMADMCMKTDREAGLGLRQRLHLRYWRGRIAMPESNVWTSQRYVAEMQRAGFKNARLDSIALDVYPGANTAFMALHSLTRHQREPGAMSLEQVRENVRKARETDPGQLFWHLHYNTDEYGLVYAEKA; from the coding sequence ATGCTCGAAGTGGTGAAGGTGGCAACGCGGCTGAAGAATGCGCTGCTGGCGGACGCGGCGCGCTTCTATACGGAGGACGTGGGCCCGTGGGTGCCGGGCATGCCCACGCCCCAGCAGGTCAGCGCCGGGACGGGGCGCGAGCCGCTGTGGCTGAACCTGGGCTACTGGCGCGACGTGGAGAAGGTGGACGAGAACAACTGCGAGCGGGTGGGTGAGCTGTTCCCGGCCGCCCAGGCGCAGATGGCGCACCTGTTGGCACGCACGGCGAAGCTGGGCGCGGGCGAGTCGGTGCTGGACTGCGGCTTCGGCTATGGGGACCAGGACCTGCTCTGGGCCGAGTCGTACAAGCCGGCGCGCATCGCCGGCATCAACGTCACGCCGACGCAGGTGCGCATCGCGAGCGAGCGCGCGCGGCTCGTCGGCCTGGACAACGTCATCCGGCTGCAGGAGGGCTCCGCGACGAGCCTGCCCTTCGGGGCCGGCGAGTTCGACGTCGTCTTCGCGCTGGAGTCCGCCCTGCACTTCAAGACGCGCCGGGACTTCCTGCGCGAGGCCTTCCGCGTGCTGCGCCCCGGCGGCCGGCTGGTGATGGCGGACATGTGCATGAAGACGGACCGCGAGGCCGGGCTGGGACTGCGGCAGCGCCTGCACCTGCGCTACTGGCGCGGCCGTATCGCCATGCCCGAGTCGAACGTGTGGACGTCGCAGCGCTACGTCGCCGAGATGCAGCGGGCGGGCTTCAAGAACGCCCGGCTGGACTCCATCGCCCTGGATGTGTACCCGGGCGCCAACACCGCGTTCATGGCCCTGCACAGCCTGACGCGCCACCAGCGCGAGCCCGGCGCGATGTCGCTGGAGCAGGTCCGGGAGAATGTGCGCAAGGCCCGGGAGACGGACCCCGGCCAGCTCTTCTGGCACCTGCACTACAACACCGACGAGTACGGGCTGGTCTACGCCGAGAAGGCCTGA
- a CDS encoding DUF1844 domain-containing protein, translated as MSSGDEKRGETFVMRGEARSASEESISFSTFIVGLGTAVLIHLGDAPNPETGQTARDLPLARQNLDLLSMLRVKTKGNLSVEEEKLFDGLLTDLRLRFVEASKR; from the coding sequence ATGAGCTCCGGGGACGAGAAGCGCGGCGAGACCTTCGTGATGCGGGGGGAAGCGCGCTCCGCGTCCGAGGAGTCGATTTCCTTCAGCACCTTCATCGTGGGGCTGGGCACCGCGGTGCTCATCCACCTCGGTGACGCTCCCAATCCGGAGACGGGCCAGACGGCGCGCGACTTGCCGCTGGCCCGGCAGAACCTGGACCTGCTCTCGATGCTGCGCGTGAAGACGAAGGGGAACCTCTCGGTCGAGGAAGAGAAGCTCTTCGACGGGCTCCTCACGGACCTGCGCCTGCGCTTCGTGGAGGCGAGCAAGCGGTGA
- the dnaB gene encoding replicative DNA helicase: MENVLEMREGRRVHEDLAAERAVLGSVLADNTLIAAVGEVVFPDDFSSPAHAQIFAAMLKLDGQSKQVDHLTLAEELKVLGQLVAVGGPAYLMRLDQVVPLASNAVQYAQIVKDQAIRRRLANVGREIQELASSETGELEVLLDEAERKVFLLAEKKREGDLRPVSELMEQTLDLLDKMKAAATGVTGLSTGYIDLDNQLTGLHAGELIILAARPGIGKTSFAMNIAVHAALKENKAVGIFSLEMPADQLLMRLLASTARVDMKKLRGGRLSPHDEEKFQEMAGALYNAPIYIDDSGGLSPFDLRAKARRVKQKDPRLSLLVIDYLQLMHQKGKVESRQLEVAEISRALKQLAKELEVPIIALSQLNRKVEERKGGKPMLSDLRESGSIEQDADVVMFIHREETEEGPDGQPAAPTSTVIPVELIVAKQRNGPIGSVDLVFLSEYTRFESRSRGGE; this comes from the coding sequence ATGGAAAACGTCCTCGAAATGAGAGAAGGCCGGCGGGTTCACGAGGACCTGGCCGCAGAGCGAGCGGTGCTGGGCTCCGTGCTCGCGGACAACACGCTCATCGCCGCGGTGGGTGAGGTGGTCTTCCCGGACGACTTCTCCAGCCCCGCGCACGCGCAGATCTTCGCGGCGATGCTCAAGCTGGATGGCCAGTCCAAGCAGGTCGACCACCTGACGCTGGCAGAGGAGCTGAAAGTCCTCGGGCAGCTCGTCGCCGTGGGCGGCCCCGCATACCTGATGCGGCTGGACCAGGTGGTGCCGCTGGCGTCCAACGCCGTCCAGTACGCGCAGATCGTCAAGGACCAGGCCATCCGCCGGCGCCTGGCCAACGTGGGCCGGGAGATCCAGGAGCTGGCCAGCTCGGAGACGGGCGAGCTGGAGGTGCTGCTCGACGAGGCCGAGCGCAAGGTGTTCCTCCTCGCGGAGAAGAAGCGCGAGGGCGACCTGCGCCCGGTCAGCGAGCTGATGGAGCAGACGCTCGACCTGCTCGACAAGATGAAGGCCGCGGCCACGGGCGTGACGGGCCTGTCCACCGGCTACATCGACCTGGACAACCAGCTCACCGGCCTGCACGCGGGCGAGCTCATCATCCTCGCGGCGCGTCCCGGCATCGGCAAGACGTCCTTCGCGATGAACATCGCGGTGCACGCGGCGCTGAAGGAGAACAAGGCCGTCGGCATCTTCAGCCTGGAAATGCCCGCCGACCAGCTCCTCATGCGTCTGCTCGCGTCCACCGCGCGCGTGGACATGAAGAAGCTGCGCGGCGGCCGGCTGTCGCCGCATGACGAGGAGAAGTTCCAGGAGATGGCGGGCGCGCTCTACAACGCCCCCATCTACATCGACGACTCGGGCGGCCTGTCCCCGTTCGACTTGCGCGCCAAGGCGCGACGCGTGAAGCAGAAGGACCCGCGGCTGTCGCTGCTGGTCATCGACTACCTCCAGCTGATGCACCAGAAGGGCAAGGTGGAGAGCCGCCAGTTGGAAGTGGCGGAAATCTCCCGCGCGCTCAAGCAGCTGGCGAAGGAGCTGGAGGTGCCCATCATCGCGCTCAGCCAGCTCAACCGTAAGGTGGAGGAGCGCAAGGGCGGCAAGCCCATGCTGTCGGACCTGCGTGAGTCCGGCTCCATCGAGCAGGACGCCGACGTGGTGATGTTCATCCACCGCGAGGAGACGGAAGAGGGCCCCGACGGCCAGCCGGCTGCGCCCACCAGCACCGTCATCCCGGTGGAGCTCATCGTCGCCAAGCAGCGTAACGGCCCCATTGGCTCCGTCGACCTGGTGTTCCTCTCGGAATACACCCGCTTCGAGAGCCGCAGCCGCGGCGGCGAGTAG
- a CDS encoding LytR/AlgR family response regulator transcription factor, giving the protein MKRFSVLVVDDEAPARAKVKRLLADDARFLLAGEAVDGTDALARVEALRPDLLVLDVQMPGLTGFEVLESLGPEDCPAVIFSTAYDAFALRAFDAHAVDYLLKPYDAARFGRALDKAHALLIGGDSEADRLQTLLQEVSRATPARPLERLVVKVGEAWVPLRLDTVWRLSSEDKYVRLYTAQGEHLVRQSLRALEERLDPERFVRVHRGDIVNLDAVAKLEPWTHGDGILVLKDGTTVVLSRTWREAFLERWGMAG; this is encoded by the coding sequence ATGAAGCGCTTCAGCGTGCTCGTCGTCGACGACGAAGCCCCCGCGCGGGCGAAGGTGAAGCGCCTGCTCGCGGACGACGCGCGCTTCCTCCTCGCGGGCGAAGCGGTGGACGGAACAGATGCCCTCGCGCGCGTGGAGGCGCTGCGGCCGGACCTGCTCGTGCTCGACGTGCAGATGCCGGGGCTCACCGGCTTCGAGGTGTTGGAGTCCCTCGGGCCGGAAGACTGCCCCGCGGTCATCTTCTCCACTGCCTACGACGCCTTCGCCCTCCGCGCCTTCGATGCGCACGCGGTGGACTACCTGCTCAAGCCCTACGACGCGGCCCGCTTCGGCAGGGCGCTCGACAAGGCCCATGCATTGCTGATCGGCGGTGACAGCGAGGCTGACCGGCTCCAGACGCTGTTGCAGGAAGTGTCCCGCGCCACGCCCGCGCGCCCGCTGGAGCGGCTCGTCGTGAAGGTGGGCGAGGCCTGGGTGCCGCTGCGGCTGGACACCGTCTGGCGGCTGTCCTCCGAGGACAAGTACGTGCGGCTGTACACCGCCCAGGGCGAGCACCTCGTCCGCCAGAGCCTGCGCGCGCTGGAGGAGCGGTTGGACCCGGAGCGCTTCGTGCGCGTGCACCGGGGCGACATCGTCAACCTGGACGCGGTGGCGAAGCTGGAGCCCTGGACGCACGGCGACGGCATCCTCGTCCTCAAGGACGGCACCACGGTGGTACTCAGCCGCACGTGGCGTGAAGCCTTCCTCGAAAGATGGGGAATGGCGGGGTGA
- a CDS encoding lipase family protein: MASTPSTAQLAITLSAISYLGQLNTNTERFTLMNQAMAATVQNGWGIVWGPATQGEDLVYVASNNAGQYAVVVRGTLFDRIEDVIQDKNVATQEALPFTASSFPGAQVSKGVVQVWTNIDNMVSSVPGSGTGSLLAFLQGLSGSPSVLVTGHSLGGQMATVLAAWFQSALSNVSGVLPITFAAPTAGNTAFASAFDTVFASAMRYFNALDVVPRLWTTEGLESIKSLYPGGPQCGLVCRTAVDRTLNALQKADLTYTQPSANTSLPGQLYSTGWVGAFESEVNDQHRALYYMYLLGIPLATIQQLNAKWAPPSQSGALSAG, from the coding sequence ATGGCCTCCACGCCCTCCACCGCGCAGCTCGCCATCACCCTGTCGGCCATCTCGTATCTGGGCCAGCTCAACACCAACACGGAGCGCTTCACGCTGATGAACCAGGCCATGGCGGCCACGGTGCAGAACGGCTGGGGGATTGTCTGGGGTCCGGCGACGCAGGGCGAGGACCTGGTCTACGTGGCCTCCAACAACGCGGGCCAGTACGCGGTGGTGGTGCGCGGCACGCTGTTCGACCGCATCGAGGACGTCATCCAGGACAAGAATGTCGCCACGCAGGAGGCCCTGCCCTTCACCGCGTCCTCGTTCCCTGGCGCGCAGGTCTCCAAGGGCGTGGTGCAGGTGTGGACCAACATCGACAACATGGTCTCCTCCGTGCCGGGTTCGGGCACGGGCTCGCTGCTGGCCTTCCTCCAGGGGTTGTCCGGCTCACCCTCCGTGCTGGTGACGGGACACAGCCTGGGAGGGCAGATGGCCACGGTGCTCGCCGCGTGGTTCCAGAGCGCGCTGTCGAATGTCTCCGGGGTGCTGCCCATCACCTTCGCCGCGCCCACCGCGGGCAACACGGCCTTCGCGTCGGCCTTCGACACCGTCTTCGCGTCGGCGATGCGCTACTTCAACGCGCTGGACGTCGTCCCCCGCCTGTGGACGACGGAGGGGCTGGAGTCCATCAAGTCCCTGTACCCCGGCGGACCGCAGTGCGGCCTCGTGTGCAGGACGGCCGTCGACCGGACCCTCAATGCGCTCCAGAAGGCGGACCTGACGTACACGCAGCCGAGCGCCAACACGAGCCTGCCGGGGCAGCTCTACTCCACCGGTTGGGTGGGCGCGTTCGAGTCCGAGGTGAATGACCAGCACCGGGCGCTCTATTACATGTACCTGCTCGGCATCCCGCTGGCGACCATCCAGCAGCTCAACGCGAAGTGGGCCCCGCCGTCCCAGTCCGGCGCCCTGTCGGCGGGCTGA
- a CDS encoding gamma-glutamyl-gamma-aminobutyrate hydrolase family protein, translating into MNNHPRHHGPPPRRPNIGITPDWSQPEDQAFARYELKVPYSDAVLRTGGLPFVLPYTDDPSCVEAYLDRVSGVLVTGGAFDIPPEAYGEVAREGLGALKEGRTAFEAALMRGALKRNMPVLGICGGMQLLNVVLGGTLFQDIGREVQGAREHEQKHDRTQPQHPVEVKSGTLLAEAVGHGQLMVNSTHHQAVRGAGKDAVVCAVAPDGVVEAIESTVHGFAVGVQWHPEYMATTIPVHMGLYKSFVQKAREHRR; encoded by the coding sequence ATGAACAACCATCCGCGACACCACGGGCCGCCGCCGCGCCGCCCGAACATCGGCATCACCCCGGACTGGAGTCAGCCCGAGGACCAGGCCTTCGCCCGCTACGAGCTGAAGGTGCCGTACTCGGACGCGGTGCTGCGCACGGGGGGCCTGCCCTTCGTGTTGCCGTACACCGATGACCCGTCGTGCGTGGAGGCGTACCTGGACCGCGTCTCCGGGGTGCTCGTCACCGGTGGCGCGTTCGACATCCCTCCGGAGGCCTACGGCGAGGTGGCACGCGAGGGGCTGGGGGCGTTGAAGGAAGGGCGCACCGCGTTCGAGGCGGCGCTGATGCGCGGCGCGCTCAAGCGCAACATGCCGGTGCTGGGCATCTGCGGCGGCATGCAGTTGCTCAACGTCGTGCTGGGCGGCACGCTGTTCCAGGACATCGGCCGCGAGGTGCAGGGCGCCCGCGAGCACGAGCAGAAGCATGACCGCACCCAACCGCAGCACCCGGTGGAGGTGAAGAGCGGCACGCTGCTGGCGGAGGCGGTGGGGCACGGCCAGTTGATGGTCAACTCCACGCACCACCAGGCGGTGCGCGGGGCGGGGAAGGACGCGGTGGTGTGCGCGGTGGCGCCGGACGGTGTGGTGGAGGCGATTGAGTCCACCGTGCATGGCTTCGCGGTGGGCGTGCAGTGGCACCCCGAGTACATGGCCACGACGATTCCCGTGCACATGGGCCTGTACAAGTCCTTCGTGCAGAAGGCGCGCGAGCACCGGCGGTGA
- the thiD gene encoding bifunctional hydroxymethylpyrimidine kinase/phosphomethylpyrimidine kinase, giving the protein MSPRVLLLAGHEPTGRAGLLADVSAVLARGGQPVAVPMAQTAQGTTTFGWMAAAPRMLAAQVAAARELGPLHAVKWGMVPGPAQLSAARAALEGTDAWWVVDPVVRTSRGQVLSSLSARAYLALAGPRVVLTPNLDEAGWLLRRPAPRSVEEAAEAAATLARYGFGAVLVKGGHLPGDAGLADVLATPARVRVLRGEWLERAPGRRGTGCRLASALATELGRGRTLEAAVRAARGLVVRYLRAG; this is encoded by the coding sequence GTGAGTCCGCGCGTCCTCCTGCTGGCCGGGCACGAGCCCACGGGGAGGGCGGGGTTGCTGGCGGACGTGTCGGCCGTGCTCGCAAGGGGCGGGCAGCCGGTGGCGGTGCCCATGGCGCAGACGGCGCAGGGCACCACGACGTTTGGCTGGATGGCCGCTGCTCCGCGCATGCTGGCCGCGCAGGTGGCCGCCGCGCGCGAGTTGGGGCCGCTGCACGCGGTGAAGTGGGGCATGGTGCCCGGCCCCGCGCAGCTGTCCGCCGCGCGTGCGGCGCTCGAGGGCACGGACGCGTGGTGGGTGGTGGACCCGGTGGTGCGCACGTCCCGGGGACAGGTGCTGTCGAGCCTGTCCGCGCGGGCATACCTGGCGCTGGCGGGCCCGCGCGTGGTGCTCACGCCCAACCTGGACGAGGCGGGGTGGCTGTTGCGCAGGCCCGCGCCCCGCTCGGTGGAGGAAGCCGCGGAGGCCGCCGCCACGCTGGCGCGGTACGGCTTTGGCGCGGTGCTGGTGAAGGGCGGGCACCTGCCGGGCGACGCGGGACTGGCGGACGTGCTGGCCACGCCCGCGCGCGTGCGGGTGCTGCGAGGCGAGTGGCTGGAGCGCGCGCCGGGACGCCGTGGCACCGGGTGCCGGCTGGCCTCGGCGCTGGCCACGGAGCTGGGGCGGGGCCGGACGCTGGAGGCCGCGGTGCGCGCGGCGCGCGGGCTGGTGGTGCGCTACCTGCGAGCGGGCTGA
- the clpB gene encoding ATP-dependent chaperone ClpB, whose protein sequence is MRLDKYTVKAQEAIQEGQSLARRADNPQYEPEHLATALLGQKDGIVEPLLRKIGADAKLFAARLGEALGKLPKMQGGESAMLGQRLLKTFDKAEDEAKSLKDEFISSEHLLLALTHDKGAVGEVMKSSGVTRDRVLAGLKEVRGSGRVTSQDAEATYQALEKYGRDLTEAARSGKLDPVIGRDEEIRRCIQVLSRRTKNNPVLIGEPGVGKTAIAEGLARRIIDGDVPEGLKNKRLVSLDLGAMVAGAKYRGEFEERLKAVLKEIADAAGEIILFIDEMHTIVGAGKAEGAMDAGNMLKPALARGELHCIGATTLDEYRKHIEKDAALERRFQPVMVGEPSVHDTISILRGLKERYEVHHGVRIQDNALVAAATLSHRYIADRFLPDKAIDLVDEASSRLRIEIDSMPTELDDVRRKVTQLQIEKEGLKKETDPHSQERLGQIEKELANLSEKFNALKAHWDAEKTAISAIRGLKEKLEKAKNDQAAAERQGDLNRAAELKFGVIPSLEKEVKAQNEKLAELQKSQKFLKEEVDAEDIAEVVAKWTGIPVSRLMEGEVQKLVHMEDRLAKRVIGQRSAIEAVSNAVRRARSGLQDPNRPIGSFIFLGPTGVGKTETAKALAEFLFDDDSAMVRIDMSEYMEKHAVSRLVGAPPGYVGYEEGGQLTEAVRRRPYTVVLFDEIEKAHHDVFNVLLQILDEGRLTDSQGRTVDFKNAVLIMTSNLGSQDIQAGMAGKDELDEKTRNEVMDALRGHFRPEFLNRVDEIVVFEPLRKKDIYRIVDLQLGRLSKLLADKRLTMDLTDKARDFLAERGYDPTYGARPLKRAVQKYLLDPLALKVLSGEFLPGDHIQADAGPDGLVFAKVLVDTAKNVKRSA, encoded by the coding sequence ATGCGACTCGACAAATACACGGTGAAGGCGCAGGAGGCCATCCAGGAAGGCCAGTCGCTTGCCCGGCGGGCGGACAACCCGCAGTACGAGCCTGAGCACCTGGCGACGGCGCTCCTGGGCCAGAAGGACGGCATCGTCGAGCCCCTGCTCCGGAAGATTGGCGCGGACGCGAAGCTGTTCGCGGCCCGCCTGGGTGAGGCGCTCGGAAAGCTCCCCAAGATGCAGGGCGGCGAGAGCGCGATGCTCGGCCAGCGCCTGCTCAAGACATTCGACAAGGCCGAGGACGAGGCCAAGTCCCTCAAGGACGAGTTCATCTCCTCGGAGCACCTGCTGCTCGCGCTGACGCACGACAAGGGCGCGGTGGGCGAGGTGATGAAGTCCTCGGGCGTGACGAGAGATCGCGTCCTCGCGGGCCTCAAGGAAGTGCGTGGCTCCGGGCGCGTGACGAGCCAGGACGCGGAGGCCACCTACCAGGCGCTGGAGAAGTACGGGCGGGACCTCACGGAGGCGGCGCGCTCCGGCAAGCTGGACCCCGTCATCGGCCGCGACGAGGAGATTCGCCGCTGCATCCAGGTGCTCAGCCGCCGCACGAAGAACAACCCGGTGCTCATCGGTGAGCCGGGCGTGGGCAAGACGGCCATCGCCGAGGGGCTCGCGCGCCGCATCATCGACGGCGACGTGCCCGAGGGGCTGAAGAACAAGCGGCTGGTGTCCCTGGATTTGGGCGCCATGGTGGCCGGCGCGAAGTACCGCGGCGAGTTCGAGGAGCGCCTCAAGGCCGTCCTGAAGGAAATCGCGGACGCGGCCGGGGAAATCATCCTCTTCATCGACGAGATGCACACCATCGTCGGCGCGGGCAAGGCGGAAGGCGCCATGGACGCGGGCAACATGCTCAAGCCGGCGCTGGCGCGCGGCGAGCTGCACTGCATTGGCGCCACCACGCTGGACGAGTACCGCAAGCACATTGAAAAGGACGCGGCCCTGGAGCGGCGCTTCCAGCCCGTCATGGTGGGCGAGCCCAGCGTGCACGACACCATCAGCATCCTTCGCGGCCTGAAGGAGCGCTACGAGGTGCACCACGGCGTGCGCATCCAGGACAACGCCCTGGTCGCCGCCGCCACGCTCAGCCACCGCTACATCGCGGACCGGTTCCTCCCGGACAAGGCCATCGACCTCGTGGACGAGGCCTCCAGCCGCCTGCGCATCGAAATCGACTCCATGCCCACGGAGCTGGACGACGTGCGCCGCAAGGTGACGCAGCTCCAAATCGAGAAGGAAGGCCTGAAGAAGGAGACGGACCCGCACTCGCAGGAGCGCCTGGGCCAGATTGAAAAGGAGCTGGCCAACCTGAGCGAGAAGTTCAACGCGCTCAAGGCGCACTGGGACGCGGAGAAGACGGCCATCAGTGCCATCCGCGGCCTGAAGGAGAAGCTGGAGAAGGCGAAGAACGACCAGGCGGCGGCCGAGCGTCAGGGAGACCTGAACCGCGCGGCGGAGCTGAAGTTCGGCGTGATTCCCTCGCTGGAGAAGGAGGTGAAGGCGCAGAACGAGAAGCTGGCCGAGCTGCAGAAGAGCCAGAAGTTCCTCAAGGAGGAGGTGGACGCGGAGGACATCGCCGAGGTCGTGGCCAAGTGGACGGGCATCCCCGTCTCGCGGCTGATGGAGGGCGAGGTCCAGAAGCTGGTCCACATGGAGGACCGGCTCGCCAAGCGCGTCATCGGCCAGCGCAGCGCGATTGAGGCCGTGTCCAACGCCGTGCGCCGCGCACGCAGTGGGTTGCAGGACCCGAACCGGCCCATCGGCTCGTTCATCTTCCTGGGCCCCACGGGCGTGGGAAAGACGGAGACGGCGAAGGCCCTGGCGGAGTTCCTCTTCGACGACGACTCGGCCATGGTCCGCATCGACATGTCCGAGTACATGGAGAAGCACGCCGTGTCGCGACTGGTCGGCGCGCCTCCGGGCTACGTCGGCTACGAGGAGGGCGGCCAGCTCACCGAGGCGGTGCGCCGGCGGCCGTACACGGTGGTGCTCTTCGACGAAATCGAGAAGGCACACCATGACGTGTTCAACGTCCTCCTCCAGATTCTCGATGAGGGCCGGCTGACGGACAGCCAGGGCCGCACGGTGGACTTCAAGAACGCGGTGCTCATCATGACGTCCAACCTGGGCTCGCAGGACATCCAGGCCGGAATGGCGGGCAAGGACGAGCTGGACGAGAAGACGCGCAACGAGGTGATGGACGCGCTGCGCGGCCACTTCCGCCCGGAGTTCCTCAACCGCGTGGACGAAATCGTCGTCTTCGAGCCGCTGCGCAAGAAGGACATCTACCGCATCGTGGACCTGCAGCTCGGAAGGCTGTCGAAGCTGCTCGCCGACAAGCGGCTGACGATGGACCTGACGGACAAGGCGCGCGACTTCCTCGCGGAGCGCGGCTACGACCCGACCTACGGCGCCCGGCCGCTGAAGCGGGCCGTGCAGAAGTACCTGCTGGACCCGCTGGCCCTGAAGGTGCTGAGCGGAGAGTTCCTCCCGGGTGACCACATCCAGGCCGACGCGGGCCCCGACGGGCTCGTGTTCGCCAAGGTGCTGGTGGACACCGCGAAGAACGTGAAGCGCTCGGCGTAG